In the Deltaproteobacteria bacterium genome, one interval contains:
- a CDS encoding DUF6282 family protein, whose translation IMKMAVENKVGIGFGHTDFEELLPLCKKARELGVRATLDHPLLELNKLLLDEMKELADLGVYVGTYCQPMIPSLYQPIADPMETVKTIAEIGPERCIIGSDFGQVLHLKAVDGMRVFIRALLGFGITKEQISIMLKDNPAKLMWLDD comes from the coding sequence AGATCATGAAGATGGCGGTGGAGAACAAGGTGGGCATCGGCTTCGGCCACACCGACTTCGAGGAACTGCTGCCGCTGTGCAAGAAGGCCAGGGAGCTGGGCGTGCGCGCCACCCTGGACCATCCGCTGCTGGAGCTCAACAAGCTGCTGTTGGACGAGATGAAGGAGCTGGCGGACCTGGGCGTTTACGTGGGTACCTACTGCCAGCCCATGATCCCGAGCCTGTACCAGCCCATCGCCGACCCCATGGAGACCGTCAAGACCATCGCGGAGATCGGCCCCGAACGCTGCATCATTGGCAGCGACTTCGGCCAAGTGCTGCACCTCAAGGCCGTCGACGGCATGCGCGTGTTCATCCGCGCCCTGCTGGGCTTCGGCATCACCAAGGAGCAGATATCCATCATGCTCAAGGACAACCCGGCCAAGCTCATGTGGCTGGACGACTAG